The Trichoderma breve strain T069 chromosome 2, whole genome shotgun sequence DNA segment gagatgatgctctttgtttctttttctctggcTTGACCGCGGCCAGCCTGTTCAAGGTGAGACGCGATGCTTGCCTAAAGTAGAGAGCCAGTGTCGAATTTtagtggagatggagatgctgggtCTCTCGTTAGTCCGCTGTTAATCCGCCGGCCAATCGGCGCACTCCGATAGCGCTGTCAACCGGCTTATCGGTTATGATGCATGCTGCAGGCTAATTTGGCCCATTGAATGCCGCTGGAAATGTTAACACGCTGTAAACTTACAAACCGTCGTTCGGCCTTGTGTCGAGCTTGTCTTTCCTTTTGCACAGCCCTGCCACCGAAGCAGCTCAGGAGGGGAGATTTGGTTTTATGGTCCCTTCGAACCTTTAATCTCTGTTCTaattcatttctttttcaattTGAACATCATTGGCATAGTTCACAGAATACCTGCACATCATGATACTTCGCGGGGCGATCTTCGTCTTGCTGGCGCTGGTATCGCTTGCGTTCTGCGCCGAAGACTTTTACAAAGTGCGACAagattctttcttctccatgagTACCAATTATGCTAACGTGCCTGAATTAGCTTCTGGGAGTCGACAAATCTGCCACAGACAAGCAGCTGAAGTCTGCGTATCGACAGCTCTCCAAGAAATACCACCCAGACAAGAACCCGTACGCTATCCTCTGACTAGACGCAGCCTATCTTCTTGCCAACGTTGACTAATTGCTCTGTTGTTTTTAGAGGCGATGAAACTGCGCACGAGAAATTCGTTCAAGTGTCCGAAGCCTACGAAGTCCTAAGCGATTCCGAGCTTCGCAAGGTCTACGATCGCTATGGTCACGAGGGCGTCAAGTCCCATCGCCAgggtggtggcggtggtggtggtgatcCCTATGACCTGTTCAGCAGATTCTTCGGTGGCCACGGCCACTTCGGCAGATCTAACCGTGAGCCCCGAGGCAGCAACATCGAAGTTCAAGTAGAGATTTCCCTTCGCGACTTTTACAACGGCGCAACTACCGAGTTCCAGTGGGAGAAGCAGCATATCTGTGAAAGGTGCGAGGGATCGGGCAGTGCAGACGGAAAGGTCGAGACCTGCAATGTTTGCGGTGGACACGGTATCCGGAttgtcaagcagcagcttgttcctGGCATGTTCCAGCAGATGCAGGTTCGCTGCGATCACTGTGGCGGCTCAGGAAAGACCATTAAGAACAAGTGCCCCATCTGTCATGGCAGCCGTGTCGAGCGAAAGTTGGCGACCATTAGCCTGACCGTGGAGAGAGGCGTCGCACGAGACTCCAAAGTGGTGTTTGAGAACGAAGCCGACCAGAGTCCCGACTGGGTTCCCGGTGATCTCATTGTCAACCTTGGCGAGAAGGCTCCATCCTACGACGACAACCCCGATCGCGTCGATGGCACTTTCTTCCGGCGCAAAGGCCACGACCTGTACTGGACCGAAGTCCTCTCCCTTCGCGAGGCCTGGATGGGTGGCTGGACTCGCAACCTCACCCACCTCGACAAGCATGTTGTTCGTCTGGGTCGCGAACGAGGCCAGGTCATTCAGAGCGGACATGTGGAAACCGTTCCTGGAGAAGGTATGCCCAAGTGGCACGAAGAGGGCGAGAGCGTTTACCACACCCACGAATTTGGAAACCTATATGTTACATATGAAGTGATCTTGCCAGACcagatggacaagaagatggagggcgAATTCTGGGACCTCTGGGAGAAGTGGAGGCTCAAGAAGGGCGTGGACTTGCACAAAGATAGCGGGCGGCCTGACAAGCCGCATGAACGCGATGAGTTATGAGATGTGATAAAAGAGGGATACAATTGCAGCAAAAGGGGAGCAAGAGGAGTTATGTAGGGCATCATGTCATGTAATCTTTTCATCTACCATAGACTTGTGGATCGTATATATACAGAGCGTGAAAAGTACCATCAGCTATCGGATGTTTGTGTGGTGTCGCCATGGTTAGTGTGTCTTCTGGAAGAGTAATACAAGGCTGTTGCTTGATGGAAGGCTACAGCAGTCGGCTTGGAACGTTGAATTTCCATGATCATTTCCATGGGACACGTTTTGCAGCCTTCTGGCTACTCGGATGttctctgtctcttcctCTACAATACGCTCCACATCCCGACGGACTGGTACATGTAAGTAGCTTGGTTAGCTTCCTCTTTTGAGGGATATGATGGAAAGAGTCGAAGTACTTTTTAATACAGAATTTTACAGTGATTTGGGGTGCtgtctacatgtacacgTATGTAAACTTTATGTATAAGTTAATCGGTTCCATTATGAGATACTTCTGATAGGCAAGATATACTTCAACACTTAATAATACTGGTCAAGTAAGCAAACAAGGTAAACAAACAAGGAGCCACTGTATTCCCATGATCTTCCCAGACCCCCCCTTCAATTTCCCTTCTTGTTCCCTTCCCCGAGGTACGACTCCCTTTAGGGGGACACCCCGCTCCTTTCCAAATGCCAACCacttcatcatggccttttcttgcttcctGAACTTGGGCATGACGATGAATTCGCTCCTCTCCTTAATCTGGAACATGCGGAGGTCTTCCGCCAGAGCCTTCATGGCAGCTTCGCTTCTGATGCGTTCTGCCTCAGGGAGAACCGGTCGGGGACCCGGTCGGACGAaattgttgctgctgcccacGGGCCGCCAGCTTTTTGGTCTGGAGGAAGACAGTATAGAGGAAGGCATGGCTGGACGTTGTTGTGGTATGGAGTGGTGAGTGATGTTGAGGTTTGGTATGGTTGAGTGAGATTGAGAGGCGTTGTTTGAAGTGGTGGATGTTTGTATCGAGGTACAAGAAGATTGTACTATTGAGAGTGGGCGTTGGATTATGTGAGCGTGTGAAgaaagctggagctggatgtGCGTTTGTGTAtgggtgaagatgaggagagggGGGCCGGGGGGATGAGGCCCCCTTATATAGACGCCACTGGAGAGAGGAATTTGAGTTCAGATGATCTTCCGGATGTTTACCGTTTCATCTTGACTTATTCATATCTATAGTTTCTGTAGATGAGAGATATGAGGTATAGGAATATAACTCAATCTCGTCCTGAATTACGCCATGGGCCATGTAGGCTTCGGGGGTGTAAGGGCGTAGATGTTGCTTCAGTCGAACGTGAATTCTAGGACAAGACGGAGAAGCAATTGAGAAATATATAACATCAAAAGATGGATCTTTTCGACTATATAATGTAGCTTATTGTCTTGAACATTTCTTTCGTTGGACACAAGCGATACTGTGTTGTTGACTAGAATCATTTTCTCGTATATTTTCATCTCGGCATTGCAAAGTACTAGCAACTGTTTTTGTAAACAACGCAATTCTTGCTTTTAAACCTCCCTTGGACAATGGACGCCTCATCGACCGGTGACTCATCGTCAAACTATCGCCATATCAGAGTTCCCGTTTCGCAAGCCAGTGGTGGTTTATCGTACACCACAGAAATAACTTCAGTAGCCCATTCGTTGTTGATTAAACAAACTCTGTGAACATCACACGTTGCGATGGTAACCATGTGTACCTTTGGTGGGATGAACCGTATTCGGGTTATCAAGatgtgtttgttttgttgtggCGCTCAGTATGGTATGACTCATGAGCGAATTATAGCCATGCTGGATTGCTGAGAGTACTTGCAGGATGTATTTATTTCGGATGCCGTATGTCCAGTAGGATCATCTATTGCGGTGGATTCCCTCCGTTGTGTGAAAGGGGAAGCTCAGCAGAGGAGTAGttgcaaatcatcaaatTGCGAAGCATAATTGAGAACGCAGTCTTCGTTTTCTCAGCGATATCTCAACCTTGATTCATCCGTGCATTGTGCTGTGTATTGTTGAGTATACAATTTTCGAGCAAATTCCAAGCTTGTATTGTCAAACGAGCACCCTTAATCAAGTAGAACGGGCTTCTTCAATTTGCAGCCATAGTTTATAGCCGGCGGTCTCATGGATTGGCTTAATCAACAAGATGTCGCTCAGCTCCGCCTGCAGTGACTTCCAGCCAGCCTCACCAGTCATGTTGTTCTCTGATGTGGCAGTTGCCAGTTGTTGGAGGAACCACTGCTGTTCGGCGGTCCCATCTGTAGCAGCCATGCCGCCGATAAATAGCTTCCACCTTGTCAGCGGTGCTGAAGATTGTAGACAGCCTTGGATGGAAGCTTGGAGCTTGCGGACCAAATTCATCGATGTCACGTTCAGACGATCTGTTGATACGATGGATTTGATGTATGTGATGAGGCAGATTCGCAGGCTGTCGTCGCAACTGGGCATTGTGTCGGATTGACAATTGAGCAGGCGGTTGTAGAGCCCAAAGACAGTCTCATAGAGATAAGTCGTGTCCAGCTTGATGTTTCGAGTCATTGCATCTTCAATAGTGGTGCTGACTTGTAAGACATCCTGAAATATGCTGAAAAGACTCGATGGAATCCGGCATTCAGATGAGGAGGCTTCAGATACTTCCGAGTATGGACTATCTTCAGAGGTAGTACTTGGAGAGTCACATAGACCCTCTATAAGTGGGGGTCTATCCAGGTCTACCGCGATATCAAAAACGCCTCTGACAGGATACTGTTAGCTAGGGCTACTCGAGAGTGGATTTGCAGTTCTTACCGGTATAACTTGGATCTCATCCCCTCATGAATCTTGGAGAAGCCTCCTCGTAACTTGACGAGTTCTGCGAGGCCTTTGGCGTGAATCCATGCCTTGTCATAATTGCCTTGTTCATTCTGGACCTCGTTAGTTGAGGGGAATACAATCTGAAAAGCAGAGAGGGTTCCAAAACTTACGCTCCACATGGAAAGGCACGAAATTGCCCCCAGTGTTTGATCAGAGGGAAGAGCGCCCGATGCAACTCGGCCCTTGAGTTGCCGCAGCGCTTCATCGAGAAGAGTGTGGGAATCTACATAGTTGGAAGAAGCTCCCGTCACTGCAGCAAGCGAGCTGGCGGATAGAGATAAGATGATGCACCGCCAGACTTCGTCCTGCATCATTCGAGGGAACCAGTCCCTTTTGGCGGGGTTGAACATCAGGCATGGAAGGGTGTAAGCGTCAGCGGCTATTGAGTGAAAGTCTTTTTTCTCGCAGTCAGTTATTCTGAGATGCAATCATTAGATGGTATTGTAGGATGTGTAAAGCAGCATAcaaaagtttatataaagcAGCGCATGCCCAACCAGGGTCACAGGTAGATCTGGAAAGTTGGCGCTTGGATTTTGAGACAATGACAACttcggctgcggctgctgtttTATAGGAACGACAGCTCGCTCTTTGGGTGAGACGGTTGGAGCTTCATTCCGCCGCCTGCGCTTGTCTTTTGGTCGCCTTGCTAGTTGCTGGTCCTTGCGAGGTGTATAGGAGACAAACTCCCACGATGCTCCGTCGGCAGCCTcgctcttggccttgacgctTTTACTTGTGCTTGCTGCTGTAGTTGCCAGGGGAGTTGGGTCGGGAGCTGCGCGCATCGTCTTGGAGCGAGTCTCCCATTGAATCTCGCGCCCGGGTTTAGAGCTGCTGACCTTGTGGACCAGGAAGACGGCATTGCTGGGGAGAATGACGCTCTCGCCTTTGTTCGACATGGCGGCTGAAGAGGGCTAAGATGGACTCATAGACTGGGGTTGAAAATCTGTACTGTGAAGCTGTAGATGAGGAGGGAGGCAAATTGATCGTGAGAAGTCGTGTGATGGGATGAATTACCGACACTTGACGACACTGGAATACGGCCAATGACAAAGCAAGCACCCATTTCGGTCGGTCCGTCGGTCAGCTTCAGGATTTTAGTGCTGGAGCTTGTTATCTCTTAGACTCGCACCGCCACAATTGTTCCATCAATCGACACTGTTGCCTCAATGCATGATCTTCCTTTTATATTGCCCTTCTGGTTTGTTAAATTATATTCATTATGCATCTTTTGGGTAGATTAGAAAGATATTTAACAGGCGAATGACCGTCACAATGCAGAGCTCAGTGCTATGGCAGCGCGCTTATACAGGGTTTTGGTGACTCTCCACACAACTCATGATATTGCTTCAACTCTATCCTCTGACGTCAACCCACAAGCTCACGCCAAAAGAACTGAAGATGAGACGTTCAATAAGCATGTTGAGTAAGTCGAGTTTCTGTACAAGACTACGCTGTATTTGCGCGCGTCAATTACTATTACCATTACTTTTCCATTTACAAGTGCCCACGCGCCGTCCTACTTCTCGTATTTATTTGAAATAGTGTATTATAACTGTGCAACTATGTCCGGTGATTAGTATATACACTCCGAATGTCCTCCTATATCGCCAAAGTGTAGGAATTGGTAAGCAGCAGGAATATCCCGTCAGCGTCACACCACTCCGTCAACTAATAACTAATCAACAAATCAACTTGAAGTCTCTCTCGACAAGGCGATTTGCTGGGCTTCTAGCGCCTGACGAAAAACTCCTAAGCGACGTGCGTTAGCTCCATGGATCTCGCTTTCGAATAATTTGACTCGAATAAGCAGCTTACCTGCGAGCTGCCACCTCTTGTCCAGCCACATTAGCGCGGTCTTGAGCTTCTCTACGCGTGTTTCGCCCCAGTCTCCTCCGTTTTTGGGACGTTCTCTCTTCAAGAGTTGGACCGATGTCAGGTATAGAATCTGTATTAAGAAGGGGGAAATTTCGTCTCGTCCGCGGCGCGCTGCGGTTACCATGTGTTCGTAATTGGAACTGTCCAGGACGTCCGCGAGAGGCTCTATAAAATTATCCGGCATCTCAACAGGAATCTTTGACGAGGTGTACATTGTGATCAAAGAGCTTCGTGTTCTTGGTGGTCAGTTTTGGCTGTTCTATAGGGACCCAGAGATATATTACTCACATGTGAGAGATCGAGTGAAGCTCACAGCTTGGAACCCCGTTTCGCCATTTGCACTCCATCTGTCCAAAGTAAAGCAGCGCCTTGACTGTGCGTTCTAACTGCTGTGCCTCGTCTTTTAGAAGGTGTGATTGCTCATCTCGCGAAGACATGAGCCGCAGCACTTTGGATAGC contains these protein-coding regions:
- a CDS encoding fungal specific transcription factor domain-containing protein, coding for MSNKGESVILPSNAVFLVHKVSSSKPGREIQWETRSKTMRAAPDPTPLATTAASTSKSVKAKSEAADGASWEFVSYTPRKDQQLARRPKDKRRRRNEAPTVSPKERAVVPIKQQPQPKLSLSQNPSANFPDLPVTLVGHALLYINFYFHSIAADAYTLPCLMFNPAKRDWFPRMMQDEVWRCIILSLSASSLAAVTGASSNYVDSHTLLDEALRQLKGRVASGALPSDQTLGAISCLSMWSNEQGNYDKAWIHAKGLAELVKLRGGFSKIHEGMRSKLYRGVFDIAVDLDRPPLIEGLCDSPSTTSEDSPYSEVSEASSSECRIPSSLFSIFQDVLQVSTTIEDAMTRNIKLDTTYLYETVFGLYNRLLNCQSDTMPSCDDSLRICLITYIKSIVSTDRLNVTSMNLVRKLQASIQGCLQSSAPLTRWKLFIGGMAATDGTAEQQWFLQQLATATSENNMTGEAGWKSLQAELSDILLIKPIHETAGYKLWLQIEEARST
- a CDS encoding dnaJ domain-containing protein — protein: MILRGAIFVLLALVSLAFCAEDFYKLLGVDKSATDKQLKSAYRQLSKKYHPDKNPGDETAHEKFVQVSEAYEVLSDSELRKVYDRYGHEGVKSHRQGGGGGGGDPYDLFSRFFGGHGHFGRSNREPRGSNIEVQVEISLRDFYNGATTEFQWEKQHICERCEGSGSADGKVETCNVCGGHGIRIVKQQLVPGMFQQMQVRCDHCGGSGKTIKNKCPICHGSRVERKLATISLTVERGVARDSKVVFENEADQSPDWVPGDLIVNLGEKAPSYDDNPDRVDGTFFRRKGHDLYWTEVLSLREAWMGGWTRNLTHLDKHVVRLGRERGQVIQSGHVETVPGEGMPKWHEEGESVYHTHEFGNLYVTYEVILPDQMDKKMEGEFWDLWEKWRLKKGVDLHKDSGRPDKPHERDEL